The following proteins are co-located in the Desulfobacterales bacterium genome:
- a CDS encoding thioredoxin family protein: MTTETLKNESSFDPLIAGGICLACFETPWSAPCRAQVDILDRLDRRYGNRIKLLEVNIDQLERLRRRFDVHSIPTMILFNRGTECHRLVGVHPEAELCKAIDQELKRGR; the protein is encoded by the coding sequence ATGACAACTGAAACCCTGAAAAATGAAAGCAGTTTTGATCCGTTAATCGCCGGCGGCATCTGCCTGGCCTGTTTTGAAACCCCCTGGTCAGCGCCGTGCCGGGCTCAGGTGGACATTCTGGATCGGCTGGACCGCCGCTACGGCAATCGTATCAAGCTGCTGGAGGTAAATATTGATCAGCTTGAGCGTTTAAGGCGCCGCTTTGATGTGCATAGTATCCCGACCATGATTTTATTCAATCGCGGCACAGAATGTCATCGGCTGGTGGGGGTGCATCCGGAAGCGGAGCTCTGCAAGGCCATTGATCAAGAGCTGAAGCGCGGCAGATAG
- a CDS encoding NifB/NifX family molybdenum-iron cluster-binding protein, with the protein MRIGVTVWGNIISPVFDAANTLLVADMNAGRITHQERMQLYPGSPAHQVETLRQAGVQVLICGAVSEVPANMIEGAGIRLIPFITGQVDEVLQAYARRQLPAPGFMMPGCGSRRRRRRRGRKR; encoded by the coding sequence ATGAGAATCGGGGTAACTGTCTGGGGAAATATTATATCACCGGTATTTGATGCTGCCAACACATTGCTTGTGGCAGACATGAACGCCGGGCGCATTACTCATCAGGAGCGAATGCAGCTATACCCCGGATCGCCGGCGCATCAGGTGGAAACACTTCGTCAGGCCGGCGTTCAGGTTCTAATCTGCGGAGCGGTTTCTGAAGTCCCGGCAAATATGATTGAAGGGGCGGGCATCCGCTTGATTCCATTTATTACCGGCCAGGTGGACGAAGTCCTCCAGGCCTATGCAAGACGCCAGCTGCCGGCACCGGGTTTTATGATGCCGGGATGCGGCAGCCGGCGCCGCAGAAGACGTAGGGGCCGAAAGCGTTAA
- a CDS encoding sigma 54-interacting transcriptional regulator: MTDIKNQIRAELPPNVTEIILESISEGVFTVDKNWRITSFNRAAEEITGVPREEAIGKHCWEVFRSNMCESACALRRTMAEGTPIVNSSTYFINNERRRIPVTVSTAVLRDENGSVIGGVETFRDVSQVEELRKELDGRYQMGDMVSRSPGMQKIFALIPQVAASDSTVLIRGETGTGKELLARAIHEQSHRKDKPFVAINCGALPDTLLESELFGYKAGAFTNAVKDKPGHFSAANGGTLLLDEIGDISPAFQVKLLRVLQDKTYQPLGSTETHTTDLRVLAATHQDLSKMVAEGRFRQDLYYRINVVTLALPPLRDRKEDIPLLCERIIARMNRMRGRAVTGISQEALAVLMSYDYPGNIRELENIIEHAFILCADEMIMPAHLPEHLRPGRQDVCAVDTGTMQAAKRSVEAQAIIDALERNNYNRQAAARDLGIHKSTLFRKIKALEIDLPETDGRSSRSG, from the coding sequence ATGACTGATATCAAAAATCAAATCCGTGCCGAGCTGCCCCCAAACGTCACGGAGATTATTCTGGAGAGCATCTCCGAAGGGGTGTTTACCGTGGATAAAAACTGGCGGATAACCTCCTTTAACCGGGCGGCCGAGGAAATCACCGGGGTCCCCCGGGAGGAGGCCATCGGCAAGCACTGCTGGGAGGTGTTTCGGTCCAACATGTGCGAGTCCGCCTGCGCACTGCGGCGGACCATGGCCGAGGGCACCCCGATTGTCAACTCCTCCACCTATTTTATCAACAACGAGCGCCGCCGCATCCCGGTGACCGTCTCCACGGCGGTCCTTCGGGATGAAAACGGCAGCGTCATCGGCGGGGTGGAAACCTTCCGGGATGTGAGCCAGGTGGAGGAGCTGAGAAAAGAACTGGACGGCCGCTACCAGATGGGCGACATGGTAAGCCGGAGTCCGGGGATGCAAAAAATTTTCGCCCTGATCCCCCAGGTTGCGGCAAGCGACAGCACCGTGCTGATCCGGGGCGAGACCGGCACCGGCAAAGAGCTTCTGGCGCGCGCCATCCACGAACAAAGCCACCGCAAGGACAAGCCCTTTGTGGCCATCAACTGCGGCGCCCTGCCGGATACCCTGCTGGAATCCGAGCTCTTCGGGTATAAAGCGGGCGCGTTCACCAACGCGGTAAAAGACAAGCCCGGCCATTTCTCCGCTGCCAATGGCGGCACCCTCCTTCTGGATGAAATCGGCGATATCAGCCCGGCCTTCCAGGTAAAGCTTTTGCGTGTGCTCCAGGATAAAACCTATCAACCCCTGGGCTCCACAGAGACGCATACCACCGATCTCCGGGTGCTTGCCGCCACCCACCAGGATTTATCAAAGATGGTCGCGGAAGGCCGATTTCGGCAGGACCTGTATTACCGGATCAACGTGGTCACCCTGGCCCTGCCCCCGCTGAGAGATCGAAAAGAGGACATTCCGCTTTTGTGCGAGCGGATCATCGCCCGGATGAACCGAATGCGGGGGCGCGCTGTGACGGGTATCTCCCAGGAGGCCCTGGCCGTGTTAATGTCCTATGATTATCCCGGAAACATCCGGGAGCTTGAAAACATCATTGAGCATGCCTTTATCCTGTGCGCGGATGAAATGATCATGCCGGCCCATCTGCCCGAGCATTTGCGGCCCGGCCGGCAGGATGTCTGCGCGGTGGACACCGGCACCATGCAGGCGGCCAAACGCTCCGTGGAGGCCCAGGCCATTATCGACGCCCTTGAGCGAAACAACTATAACCGCCAGGCCGCGGCCCGGGATTTGGGCATCCACAAAAGCACCCTGTTCCGAAAAATCAAGGCTTTAGAAATTGATCTACCCGAGACGGACGGCCGATCCAGCCGGAGCGGGTAA
- a CDS encoding DUF5320 domain-containing protein has translation MPRGDGTGPEGQGPMTGRGMGQCGGNTDRRPKSRRPGQGAGRGQGGGQGRSLGQRIATGFNNLRQRARGGNGRPSGGRGRKSA, from the coding sequence ATGCCACGAGGCGACGGAACAGGACCGGAAGGGCAAGGCCCGATGACCGGCAGAGGTATGGGCCAATGCGGCGGGAACACCGACCGCCGGCCGAAATCCCGGCGTCCCGGCCAGGGGGCCGGACGCGGACAAGGCGGCGGACAGGGCCGCAGCCTGGGTCAACGGATTGCCACCGGATTCAACAATCTCAGACAGCGCGCCCGGGGCGGCAACGGCCGACCCAGCGGCGGGCGCGGGAGAAAGAGCGCATGA
- a CDS encoding sigma 54-interacting transcriptional regulator, with protein sequence MQNKSVWSDRFAERLLDSMAEGVFTLDTEGRITSWNPAMERITGYTPAEAIGQSCQLLKFSKCFDRTCPSTISECGIFKKGTVDPTECQLQHRDGRFISIIKNARVVKNQQEQPIGVVETVTDLTELTQARQKVEEAQRKLLEVYQFGNIIGKSHAMQEIFNAIRVAAKSDATVLIQGESGTGKELVASAIHYNSERGQCPMVTVNCSALSESLLESELFGHVRGAFTGAHRDRLGRFEEADTGTIFLDEIGDISPFIQLKLLRAIQEKQIERVGESRKRNVDIRIITATHKDFYGLVQTGNFREDLYYRLKVFPIYLPPLRNRREDIPLLTRHFIQKFNKKTGKQIQDLSPDAMRILMDYNWPGNVRELENAIEHAFVLAGGDQIGIFDLPVEIRQMEYYPVRPAETPNYKPRPQQKITKTLLLELLHECDWNKAEVARQLGRSRTSIWKYMKKWDIPLDGPNA encoded by the coding sequence ATGCAGAATAAAAGCGTTTGGAGCGACCGGTTTGCAGAGCGCCTGCTCGATTCCATGGCCGAAGGCGTGTTTACCCTGGACACCGAGGGCCGGATCACCTCCTGGAATCCGGCCATGGAGCGGATCACCGGCTATACCCCGGCTGAGGCCATCGGCCAGTCCTGCCAGCTCCTGAAATTCTCAAAATGCTTTGACCGGACCTGCCCGTCCACGATCTCGGAATGCGGCATTTTCAAAAAGGGGACGGTGGATCCCACTGAATGTCAGCTTCAGCATAGAGACGGCCGGTTCATCTCCATCATCAAAAATGCCCGGGTGGTGAAAAACCAGCAGGAGCAACCCATCGGTGTGGTGGAGACGGTTACCGATCTCACCGAACTCACCCAGGCGCGGCAGAAGGTTGAAGAGGCCCAGAGAAAGCTCCTTGAAGTCTACCAGTTCGGCAATATTATCGGCAAAAGCCACGCCATGCAGGAAATCTTTAACGCCATCCGGGTGGCGGCCAAAAGCGACGCCACCGTCTTGATCCAGGGCGAATCCGGCACCGGCAAAGAGCTTGTGGCCAGCGCCATCCACTACAATAGCGAGCGCGGGCAGTGCCCCATGGTAACGGTCAACTGCAGCGCACTCTCGGAATCCCTGCTGGAAAGCGAGCTATTCGGCCATGTCAGGGGCGCGTTCACCGGCGCCCATAGGGACCGGCTCGGGCGCTTTGAAGAGGCGGACACCGGCACCATATTTTTGGATGAAATCGGCGATATCAGCCCGTTCATCCAGTTAAAGCTTCTTCGGGCCATTCAGGAAAAGCAGATCGAGCGGGTGGGCGAATCCCGGAAGCGAAATGTGGACATCCGCATTATCACCGCCACGCACAAAGACTTCTACGGCCTGGTCCAGACCGGCAATTTCCGCGAGGACCTGTATTACCGGCTGAAGGTCTTCCCCATCTATCTTCCACCGCTTCGAAACCGCCGGGAGGACATACCGCTTTTGACCCGGCACTTCATTCAGAAATTCAATAAAAAAACCGGCAAACAGATCCAGGATTTGTCGCCGGATGCCATGCGGATTCTCATGGATTACAACTGGCCGGGCAATGTCCGCGAGCTTGAAAACGCCATTGAGCACGCCTTTGTTTTGGCCGGCGGGGACCAGATCGGTATTTTTGATCTGCCCGTGGAAATCCGGCAAATGGAATATTACCCCGTCCGTCCTGCGGAAACGCCGAATTACAAGCCCCGGCCGCAGCAAAAGATCACAAAAACGCTTCTGCTGGAACTGCTTCATGAATGCGACTGGAACAAAGCGGAAGTGGCCCGGCAGCTTGGCCGCAGCCGCACATCGATATGGAAGTATATGAAAAAATGGGATATCCCTTTGGACGGGCCCAATGCCTAA
- a CDS encoding DUF5320 domain-containing protein, protein MPAGDSTGPVGYGPMTGRAAGFCAGYGAPGYANPGFARGRGFGRGRGFGLGFRGGRGPGFDRGFGFGARWGAPSPGYGYYPAPAAPGPQDELNVLRQESENLKAELDNINQRISELESPSA, encoded by the coding sequence ATGCCAGCAGGAGATAGTACAGGACCAGTGGGCTATGGCCCGATGACCGGCCGCGCAGCCGGATTCTGCGCCGGTTATGGCGCTCCGGGATACGCCAATCCAGGATTTGCCCGGGGCAGAGGTTTCGGACGCGGCCGCGGATTCGGTCTCGGATTCAGGGGCGGCCGGGGCCCCGGCTTCGACCGTGGTTTCGGATTCGGTGCAAGATGGGGGGCGCCCTCCCCCGGATACGGCTATTATCCGGCCCCGGCCGCCCCGGGACCGCAGGATGAACTCAATGTGCTGCGACAGGAATCCGAAAACCTGAAAGCGGAACTCGATAACATCAACCAGCGGATTTCGGAACTCGAATCCCCATCCGCATAG
- a CDS encoding class I SAM-dependent DNA methyltransferase, with translation MMKTHDLKQLEDDLWRSADTLRANSDLKSTEYSTPVLGLIFLKFADNRYRRFEKEILKTYTRLKGTRREKPLSDIAIEKCGFYLPEHARYDYLLNLPEEADKAKAIKNAMAAIEEYKPELRGILPQDEYFRLTRTDKTIPGQLLKNFSNIPADAEGDIFGQIYEYFLGNFALAEGQGGGEFFTPRSVVRLMVEIIEPWGGQVFDPACGSGGMFVQSVKFIDRHRQELSNGNGGDIYVYGQEKTLESVKLARMNLAVNGLRGDIRQANTYYEDPYGSFGGFDYVLTNPPFNVDDVSLSSVEKDPRFNAYGIPRKKTKTKKSDQGKQTVPNANYLWINLFATSLNEKGRAALVMANSASDARHSEADIRRNLIESNLIYGMLTLPSNMFYTVTLPATLWFFDKAKPDDRILFIDARNIYTQIDRAHRKFSEAQINNIAVISHLHRGKRRKFVQLVDHYFAQGMAALYENKEKVEPVSEQLLEVLENNGGKQAVADLVAQWDGLRHLQTQYEAYLDKQSEAASSVSRTNTAQHALRQAFDPFFTGLHDGLKQLGKIVRRHEKARTEAAKKANKRQAADKKIKALKAALEELQEGVKNAENYFAHIQWLQDRFPHAEYEDVTGLCKRATMEEVKEQEYSLNPGRYVGVVVEEDGKTEEEFIQDLLAMNDELNRLNYEDNTLKTIINQNIKQITGET, from the coding sequence ATGATGAAGACCCACGACCTGAAGCAGCTTGAAGACGATCTCTGGCGCAGTGCGGACACGCTGCGGGCCAACTCCGACCTGAAATCCACCGAGTATTCCACACCGGTGCTGGGGCTTATTTTTCTTAAATTTGCCGATAACCGATATCGCCGGTTTGAAAAGGAAATCCTGAAAACATATACCCGGCTGAAAGGGACCCGCCGGGAAAAGCCGTTGAGCGATATCGCCATTGAAAAATGCGGGTTTTATCTGCCGGAACACGCCCGGTATGACTACCTGTTGAACCTTCCGGAAGAAGCGGACAAGGCCAAGGCCATCAAAAATGCCATGGCGGCCATCGAAGAATACAAGCCGGAGCTGCGCGGCATTCTGCCGCAGGATGAGTATTTTCGGCTTACCCGAACGGACAAAACCATCCCGGGTCAACTCCTGAAGAATTTTTCCAACATCCCGGCAGATGCGGAAGGCGATATTTTCGGGCAGATCTATGAATATTTCCTGGGCAACTTTGCCCTCGCCGAGGGCCAGGGCGGGGGCGAGTTTTTTACGCCCCGGTCGGTGGTGCGGCTGATGGTGGAAATCATCGAGCCCTGGGGCGGCCAGGTTTTTGATCCGGCCTGCGGTTCCGGCGGCATGTTCGTCCAGTCCGTCAAGTTCATCGACCGCCACCGGCAGGAATTGTCTAACGGCAACGGCGGCGACATCTATGTGTACGGCCAGGAAAAGACACTGGAATCCGTGAAGCTGGCCAGAATGAATCTGGCGGTCAACGGTCTGCGCGGCGATATCCGGCAGGCCAACACCTACTACGAGGACCCCTACGGCAGTTTCGGGGGGTTTGACTATGTACTGACCAATCCGCCGTTTAATGTGGATGACGTCAGCCTCAGCAGCGTGGAAAAGGATCCGCGCTTTAATGCCTACGGCATTCCCCGCAAGAAAACCAAGACCAAAAAGAGCGATCAGGGCAAGCAGACCGTTCCCAATGCCAACTATTTGTGGATCAATCTGTTTGCCACATCCCTCAACGAAAAAGGCCGGGCCGCCCTGGTTATGGCCAATTCCGCATCCGACGCCCGGCATTCCGAGGCCGACATCCGCCGGAACCTGATCGAAAGCAACCTGATCTACGGCATGCTCACGCTCCCTTCCAACATGTTCTATACCGTCACCCTGCCCGCCACCCTTTGGTTTTTTGACAAGGCCAAGCCGGATGACCGCATTTTGTTCATCGACGCCCGCAACATTTATACCCAGATCGACCGCGCCCATCGGAAGTTTTCCGAGGCGCAGATCAACAATATCGCCGTCATCAGCCACCTGCACCGGGGCAAACGGCGTAAATTCGTTCAACTGGTCGACCATTATTTTGCGCAGGGCATGGCCGCACTTTATGAAAACAAGGAAAAGGTGGAACCGGTATCCGAGCAGCTGCTGGAAGTGCTGGAAAACAACGGCGGAAAGCAGGCCGTGGCGGATCTGGTAGCGCAATGGGATGGCCTCAGGCACCTGCAAACCCAATATGAGGCGTATCTGGATAAGCAATCGGAAGCTGCATCATCTGTAAGCCGGACAAATACCGCCCAGCATGCGCTGCGGCAGGCATTTGATCCGTTTTTTACCGGGCTGCACGACGGCTTGAAGCAGCTCGGCAAGATCGTGCGCCGCCATGAAAAGGCGCGGACCGAGGCCGCCAAGAAGGCGAACAAACGGCAGGCGGCGGACAAAAAGATCAAGGCGCTAAAAGCCGCATTGGAAGAACTGCAGGAGGGGGTCAAGAATGCGGAAAACTATTTTGCGCATATCCAGTGGCTGCAGGATCGCTTTCCCCATGCTGAATATGAAGACGTGACCGGGCTTTGTAAACGGGCTACAATGGAGGAGGTTAAAGAGCAGGAATACTCCCTTAACCCCGGGCGTTATGTGGGCGTGGTGGTTGAGGAGGATGGGAAGACAGAAGAAGAGTTTATTCAAGACTTATTGGCAATGAATGATGAACTAAACCGACTAAATTATGAGGACAACACTCTTAAAACAATAATAAATCAAAATATTAAACAAATTACAGGGGAAACATGA
- a CDS encoding MBL fold metallo-hydrolase, whose amino-acid sequence MKITILYDNDAWDTRLEPDWGFAALIEAFGHTILFDTGAKGELLLDNMKKLNISPESIEEIFISHDHWDHTGGLLSILDKKPVRVYVPDTISAALPARETIPMSLSTKLHKHIYSTGTLKNIEQAMCIQQDGKVVVIVGCSHPAVDTILKSASEIGDVSALIGGLHGFSNFEALDSLDMVCATHCTQHKQEIQSRFPQIATPGGAGKVIEL is encoded by the coding sequence ATGAAAATCACTATCTTATACGACAATGACGCCTGGGATACCCGCCTGGAACCGGACTGGGGGTTTGCCGCCCTGATTGAAGCCTTCGGCCATACCATCCTGTTTGACACCGGCGCCAAGGGAGAGCTCCTCTTAGACAACATGAAAAAACTCAACATTTCGCCGGAATCCATCGAAGAAATATTTATCTCCCACGATCACTGGGACCATACCGGCGGTCTGCTATCCATACTGGATAAGAAGCCGGTCCGCGTCTACGTGCCGGATACCATCTCGGCAGCCCTGCCAGCCAGGGAGACCATCCCGATGAGCCTGTCAACCAAACTTCACAAACATATCTATTCCACCGGCACGCTCAAAAACATCGAACAGGCCATGTGCATCCAGCAGGACGGCAAGGTCGTTGTCATTGTCGGCTGCTCGCACCCGGCTGTGGATACCATCCTCAAATCAGCATCCGAAATCGGCGATGTCTCCGCCTTAATCGGCGGCCTTCACGGCTTCAGCAATTTCGAGGCCCTTGATTCACTGGACATGGTCTGCGCCACCCACTGCACCCAGCACAAACAGGAAATCCAATCCCGCTTCCCCCAGATCGCTACCCCGGGCGGGGCCGGCAAGGTGATCGAGCTATAG